The DNA window CTCACCGCCTAAACGCCGCACTgatttctcctctctcttttgCTATTCATCTTCTATTGCTCACCGAggtatcttttaattttgtaccttTTTGTTTCTGGAACTGTCTGAACTAACCTAGCTTGTgattaattttggaatttgtttGTGTACTGGATTTGATGACTCTCACTGTCATTGTATCGCCTCGGATCTCTCTAGCacaatgtttgatatttttctgtTNgtttttttttttttttttttttcatcacaTTATTATCTTTGATTTCCGGATATTGCTAGACATTGTTTCTACGATCCTGTATTGTCATCTAGTtcttggagagaaaaaaattgtgtttaGACTGATTCACGAAATTGGCCCTATTTTCAGTTATAATACTCACCGTTACCTGTTAACTAGTTCTTTTCATTCACACACGGACAATAATTTACATCCATTATTCTGGCAACAGTTGAAAATGGAGGGCAGGAGTTCTTTGTGGTTATCGTGTTCCATGTTGTGTATCTTGGGGAGTTCGGATCTGAAACAATATAAATGGTCAAATTAGTGTTctgaattttatttgtttgcaCTCAGCACTGTCCTTAATGATTTAGTGTCAGATGAACCCTACCCCAGCCAGAAATTTCCCTTGACCATGAGTATGTGATGTGTTGCCCTCTTTGAGGTGGTCTCTCTTAGTTGGGTATTCGTAGTGTAGTTGGCTTTTAGATGAAATTCGTGGCCCCTAGTGAGAGGAATGTGTCAATGGATGATTTAATGTTTGTTCTTATGatggaaattttaatgatCCAATAGCCAGATGCATCTATGTCTATCATCCAATATAAGaattaagatattattaaCTACTTCTTGATTGTTTCGTATTACTTATATGGATATTTGTTGCATCAGAAATATCTGGCTCGAGAGATCCTATATAGCAATTAGCAATTCCacaagttttatttttcatttcattttgtcAACCCTTTCCTGTTGAAGTGCGCTTGATTCTGTTTTCTTTAGTATTTTGGAATGGGAAAAGTCTCAATGTTATATTTGGATTATATGTTAAATGATTGAAACTGAACCTGAAGTCTTTTGGACATGTTAGGCACAGCTGCCTTCCCACAATTCTCCTTGAATCACTCAGATAATACAAATGAAGAACTCTCTTCGAGCTCTTTGGTCAAATGCAGCAACTCGTCTGGGGAAGATGATGAACTTAGCCAATGCTCAAGTCCTGATGATATCCAATCAGTTGAATGCCGCCTCAGTGAAAGGTCTGCTTGTTATGTTAAACTGTTGTTAAAAAATAAGctatcaaatttcttttctttattcataTTAGTGAGTATTTTGATTATCCTTTTTCAGTTCATGCAAGGCTTTAAGCAAGAGAAAATGTACTTCTAAGATATCATACCCTGTTCGTAAAAAATTACCAGATTCAGAAAGCAACAGTCTTTCTGAAACTCCAGAGAATGTACAGTTGTGGTCTACTGAAGTAAGTAATGTGCTATTCTTTAtcattaaattcaaaaaaattctgTGTGTATTATGATTTTCATTTAGAAGTATCCAGCCTTTCTACTCTTCCTTTTAATGTCTATGCTTAAACCTCTGTGCATGACATTTACCTTCCTTCAGAGTTTTGAGGAGAGGAGTTCAAACACAACGGCAGAGTTTCAAGATCAATCATGTGGTATGCGCTTGATTTGTATATCAATATCTGccattttgttttgaagttaTCTTGGCCATACTATTCCTGCCAAAAATACCATGCTTCgtgaaatagaaaaagattttGCCTTTTACCATTAAGCTGAGAAACATGTACagcatcttccattttttcaatACACAATGATCATTAAGAATGCATGTTTGAAAGATCAATGTCTTCCagtgtaatggcccaagcccaggaaaagcttaaagaggacaatatctactagcggtgggcttcggCCGTTACACCTAGATTCCATGCATTCATTCTGTTACATCATGTTGTTCCGTTGGGTTTTTCTTACGAGATATCAAATATGATGAAACTCTTTGTCTTCTTTAAGCAGATAAAGGGTCTTCATCAAACTCAAGCAGAATTGAAGACAATGACCTACACGTCGACAGAGGACgaggaaaaagggaaagaaagccAAAAGTTCCCTTCGATGTAAGTTGGGGtctcaaaatttattccaaTGCATGGAAAACAAAGTAAAGACCAGttgtatattatgttatgataaAACAATATTCTTCGGTCTGTAGGAAGAGACGACCATTTCTGTTAAAGCAACAAGAAAATTTCGTCGAATGAGGATAATGCGGTACCTTGGGCTTGCGGCTCCAGTTGGCTCTCCTTTTTCACCAATTGCCTGAGCCATTATCATCCAATCCGGCTTCCTAGTAAAGTTTTCAATCTGCAGGGTTCAGTTTATCTGTCAACTCATTTTGCATTAGTAAAATGTTCCTAATTTTGTTCTCATATTTATCCCACCATATATTGCTTCATCATTTGTAAATAGGCTGAGGTTTTGATGACATTAATTAGAAtccctttttattattattatccgTCTTCATTAACTTAAAGAAGTTTGTCTACTTTTAATTCCCTCGTCCCGATACTGCATGGCATGTTCCTTGAACTTTAATGTAAATCAGAGTGCGgaagttgaaattttgatgGTCTAGAATCTGTGGATGGACATCTCTCTCCAGCCGTGGGCTCATTTGAAGATGGGGACAACATCCAGGTATTGCCTATCAGTTTGATAAATTATGAGTACCTTAAAGAAATCTTTGCACACTTATTGTGTATGTTTGGTTCACCACTTGgaaataatcattttgttaCCTGAGAGTTTGTAGCAGAGGTTTATGAATTAGAAGGATTAGAAAACGAGTAGGGTATGATAAACAAAcctattactattttatacatttaGTTTGTATCTCAGACAATACAAGTCAAACCTTACGAGCTGAAGGGTTTGAAACGGATATATAAATTATGGCCAATACTAGGTATATAAGTAGGGATTTCAAATCTTGAGGTTATGCATACTCTGGCAACATTACGTAATGNNNNNNNNNNNNNNNNNNNNNNNNNNNNNNNNNNNNNNNNNNNNNNNNNNNNNNNNNNNNNNNNNNNNNNNNNNNNNNNNNNNNNNNNNNNNNNNNNNNNNNNNNNNNNNNNNNNNNNNNNNNNNNNNNNNNNNNNNNNNNNNNNNNNNNNNNNNNNNNNNNNNNNNNNNNNNNNNNNNNNNNNNNNNNNNNNNNNNNNNNNNNNNNNNNNNNNNNNNNNNNNNNNNNNNNNNNNNNNNNAGAACCGTATATGAGATTTTCACATCATACGGCTCCTCGTTCAATTCTTTCGAAGTCATTGGATCATTTTCCTCGTTTGAGGATCTTCTCCCATCTTCCATTCCGTCCTAAAGTGATTGGCACCAATTCAGtcacattttcattaatttggAATTTAGGCTCTTCTACgtcattttcatttacttattttttttcttttttaatttcatcatttataaAGTCTGATAGGTTTGATCCGGTAGACTTGACCCATTAATGGTAAACAACAGAGGAGGATGGAGAGTCATTTGGAGTATTATTCAGAAtccacaaaatcaaaaggttGAAATGTAGGAGAGAAGCTTCTAGAAGATTGTTCCACGTGTTTCTCGTTGACTTCaaattaaggaaaagaaaaaataaaatatatgggACTGATCGCACTCTTGCAAATCaagttaattttgttttatttgttaggtttcttttaaagaaaataatattgtttatttaccTCGTTGTATTATGTAGCTTTCAAAAATTGACCGGACCGATCATCTATTTAACAATAGTGATTGAGCTTTACCCGAATCCCAATCAGAGCacaaaacccaaatcagaTCAGAGCACAATATTTGGCCTCATCGCTCTGTAGAACCTTCAATTCAGTTCACATGGCTACCCCTCACTTCCTTTTGTTCCCATTCATGGCACAAGGCCATATGATCCCCATGGTTGACCTCGCCAAGCTTCTCGCCCACCGTGGCGCCATTGTCACCATCGTCGTCACACCCAACAACGCCGCCCGCAACCACTCCGTTCTTTCTCGCGCCATCGATTCCGGCTTGCAGATCCGTGTCGTCCAGCTGGAGTTTCCATGGAAGGAAGGTGGGCTCCCAGAAGGGTGCGACAATGTCGACTTGCTTCCTTCGCTTGCCTCCATGTCCACTTTCTTCAAAGCCGCCAGTCTCCTTTACGACCCTTCCGAAAAATTGTTCCTCCAACTCCATCCCCGTCCCGCTTCCATAATCTCCGATATGAATCTTCCCTGGACCCTCCAACTTGCTCAAAAATTTCATGTCCCGAGACTCGTTTTCTATAGTTATAGTGTCTACTTTCTCCACTGTTTGCAGGGCTTAATGACCCACCGTGATCCTGTCGAGTTTCACAAGTCGGAGTTACCTAGAGCCACCGACGCAGACCTGGCCAAGTTTGGGGTTGAAATGATGCTGGCCGATGCGCAATCTTACGgcgttatttttaattcttttgagGAGATGGAGCCTAAGTATGTAGCCAAGTATAGAAAGGCAAGAGAATCGCCCGAAAAGGTGTGGTGCGTCGGCCCTGTTTCCCTTTGCAACGACGACAAACTCGACAAAGCAGAAAGAGGCAACAAAGCCTCAATCGACCAACACCAATGCATCAAATGGCTCGACGGGCAGCAACCAACATCCGTGGTCTATGTCTCTCTGGGAAGCATCTGCAATTTGGTGACGGCCCAACTCATAGAGCTGGGATTGGGATTGGAGGCATCGAACAAGCCATTTATTTGGGTCATAAGGAAGGCAAACCTTAACGAAGAGCTACTGAAATGGCTGGAGGAGTATGATTTGGAGGGGAAAACCAAAGGGAGAAGCCTCGTGATTCGTGGATGGGCTCCTCAAGTTCTCATACTCTCCCACCCTTCAATTGGGTGCTTTTTGACGCACTGCGGTTGGAATTCGAGCACCGAAGGGATTTCGGCGGGCCTGCCGATGATCACGTGGCCGCTGTTTGCGGACCAAGTGTTCAATTGTAAGCTAATCGTAGAGGTTCTGAAGGTGGGTGTGGGTATGGGGGTGGAGACAGTTATGCACTggggggaggaggaggagataGGGGTGGTtgtgaagagagaaaaagtgaGAGAAGCCATAGAAATGGTGTTTGATGGAGAGGACAGAGAGGAGATGAGGCAGAGATCCAAGAAGCTTGCAGTAATGGCGAAGAGAGCTGTAGAAGAAGGGGGGTCGTCTCACAGGGACATCAAGCTGCTGATTGAAGATATTGTTGCTCATGGAGGAGGCCATGAGATTTGAAGCTGTCCATGATTAATTGCTCTAATTGTGATTATGAATTTTGGTTTCCTGGCAAACCAGTGGTCATTGTTGAGGCATGAATGGGCCATTTCTTGCGTAATCAAATAAAGCTTTTCATTTTGTGACCTGAGATTTAGTTTCTATATCGGACCTACAAGTCGAACCTTACGCGCTGAAATGCCTTAGTTTCATATCTATATATCGACAGAAGTCAACTTACTTGTAACGACctgctttttttttagaaattcaaGTTATAGACCGTCGCTCAATGACGTAGAAATAAGACACGTTcgcattttgaaatttagttaaaatagtaatgaaaattttacttttataaataaacaagaaGAGATCACTAAAATACAATatcaaactatttaaaatatatgaaatacaGGATTTAAATGTAAGTACAAAGAACTCCAGATTGTGATAGGACTCTCTATAGCCAACAGCCCACGTATGCTTCCGCCTCGACTGCTACGTCAAACTCCAccagaaaagaaagttgaagtagTAGAAAtgagtgtataaaatataCTCTGTAAGCAACTTGCTAGTAGttcatattttgttattaaatctaattaatCTTGTTCATACGTTCAGTATCTTATTCTCTTTTGAGGATTCGTTCCCTCATATAGGCGCTTCCTAGGCTACACCTTAGGTTCTCTCATTATACTCCTCTCTTGGTTCCTGGTTAGCCATTTCTGCTAGTCTCTCATCATGATCATCATATCTCAGAGTCATCGAGGTGCGACCTCGGTATAACTCATAAAGTTCATGCATGTCAAGGCTCGACCAACTCTAAGGTGCAACCGTGGATCCCTGTCGCTCGTGGCAAGTTCACCAAAAGAAAGCTAACTGGCAAACTTCCTAATAGTCCTCACAGGGCACAAATCATAAAATCATACGGTAGTTCTATGATTATCCGGACCCCTGACAATCGAATCAGGTTTACAATAAGGGGCTAGTTGGCGAACCCCTATCGTCCCCAACCGCATAACTCACATGCATGAACAATAATCATGACCAACTCTAAAGGTACAACTATGAACCTTTGTCGCTCGTGACCGACTCATTACAAGAGCTAACGGGCAAACTTTACAATAGTCCCCACATGGTACAaccataaatcataaaatatcacAAGCCAGTTTTATGGTTATCCAGACCCCTGACAATCGAGTTACGTTCACGATTAAAGGTTAGTTGGCGAACCCCTAATCGTCCCCGTATAACCACATACATAGTAAACATATGACATAGAGACATAACATAGCGATCTAAATATGGATACCTAGTCATGAATCTCACTTCATAAGATAGCGCGTACATGTTTCAGTAAACATACATAATTACATTCAACATGTGTCATCTCAACTCATTTTTTTGCTCAAACACACTTCTCATACTATATAGCTAAATCTAAGGTTGAGAGGATGCTACTCACACTTTTTGTTCATTCTTTGCTGAAACTCTGTTCTTGGTGGCGCCACAGAACTGGGCGAGGCTGAAAGAGAAGAGTTGAGACAGAGATCCAAATAGCATGCTCTTGCTGaaataacattatattataatctCTCTagaattcatttaattattcaaaatccaTGAAATGTAGGAGAGAAGCTTCTAAGAACATCGTTCCACGTGTTTTTGGATGGCCTCAAAAAATCGGTACTATCTTCCACGATCCTTTGTTTATATACCTCGTGGTATACGTTAACAATATATATGCACCTCTTTCAAAGCATTGACGGGACCGATCATGTTTTTAAACGAATGGATCGAATCCCAATAAACACGAAGTGGGGGATGATGCCCTTCCTTACTacaaaacccaaatcagaGCACAATAATTTGGCTTCATCGCTCTGCAGAACCTTCAATTCAGTTCACATGGCTACCCCTCACTTCCTTTTGTTCCCATTCATGGCACAAGGCCATATGATCCCCATGGTTGACCTCGCCAAGCTTCTCGCCCACCGTGGCGCCATTGTCACCATCGTCGTCACACCCAACAACGCCGCCCGCAACCACTCTGTTCTTTCTCGCGCCATCGATTCCGGCTTGCAGATCCGTGTCGTCCAACTGGAGTTTCCATGGAAGGAAGGTGGGCTCCCAGAAGGGTGCGACAATGTCGACTTGCTTCCTTCGCTTACCTCCATGTCCACTTTCTTCAAAGCCGCCAGTCTCCTTTACGACCCCTCCGAAAAATTGTTCCTCCAACTCAATCCTCGTCCCACTTCCATAATCTCCGATTCCAATCTTCCCTGGACCATCCAACTTTCTCAAAAGTTTCATGTCCCAAGACTCGTTTTCTATACTTTGAGTGCCTACTTTCTCCTCTGTTTGCAGTGCTTAATGACCGACTCTGCTCTTGCAAGCTCTGACTCTGACTCCGTAATTTTCTCAGCCTTGCCTGATCCTGTCCAGTTTCGTAAGTCGGAGTTACCTAGAACCACCGACGTAGGCATGGCTAAGTTTGGGGTTGAAATGACCCTGGCCGATGCGCAATCATACGGCGCTgtctttaattcttttgagGAGATGGAGCCTAAGTATATAGCCGAGTTCAGAAAGACAAGAGAATCGCCAGAGAAGGTGTGGTGCGTCGGCCCTGTTTCCCTTTGCAACGACGACAACCTCGACAAAGCAGAAAGAGGCAACAAAGCCTCAGTCGACCCACACCAATGCATCAAATGGCTCGACGGGCAGCAACCAACATCCGTGGTCTATGTCTCTCTGGGAAGCATCTGCAATTTGGTGACGGCCCAACTCATAGAGCTGGGATTGGGATTGGAGGCGTCGAACAAGCCATTTATTTGGGTCATAAGGAAAGCAAACCTTACCGAAGAGCTGCTGAAATGGCTGGAGGAGTATGATTTGGAGGGGAAAACCAAAGGGAGAAGCCTCGTGATTCGTGGATGGGCTCCTCAAATTCTCATACTCTCCCACCCTTCAATTGGGTGCTTTTTGACGCACTGCGGTTGGAATTCGAGCACCGAAGGGATTTCGGCGGGCGTGCCGATGATCACGTGGCCGCTGTTTGTGGACCAAGTGTTCAATTATAAGCTAATCGTAGAGGTTCTGAAGGTGGGTGTGGGTATGGGGGTGGAGACAGTTATGCACTtgggagaggaggaggagatggGGGTGGTTGTGAAGCGAGAGAAAGTGAGAGAAGCCATAGAAATGGTGTTCGATGGTGAGGACAGAGAAGAGATGAGGCAGAGATCCAAGAAGCTTGCAGTAATGGCGAAGAGAGCTGTAGAAGAAGGGGGTTCGTCTCACAGCGATATCAAGCTGCTGATTCAAGATATTGTTGCTCATGGAGGAGGCCATCACATCTGAATAGTGTCACAATAACCTTTATTTATAGTCTTCTTTATGCTTTCTTGTAACGTCATGGTTTCTTATAATTCGTTACATATTGATGTTATTTTCCTTAccaccgatgtgagatctaaTAATCCGCCTCCCTTCTTTATGAAATGGATCTCTTTATTGTTTTCCTATCAAATAACACTCACATACTTTTGAGGGAGCTTTAAGGACGGGCAGTTCTTGCACCATGTCCTTCTCTTGAACTATCTTTAATCCTCCATAACTTTGATGCCCATATCGACAATGTCATGTTCTCGCGGGATCTTCTGTAATAACATTGAACTAGGATTGTTCCTCTGGGAGAGATTGAACAAATAGAGTAAACGTTCTATTTGATGTCATTGTAGCCTCTAGAATCAACCTTCTGCCATGATGATAAATCTTACATCCTCCCTTTTGTATAAGAATTGCAAGACCTTTTTCTTACCGCTATATGATGCTCAACAAATCGTCCTTCAAGTCTGGTACATAATATAACTCGATGATTACTTGCACAATCTCATTTACTTCAAACTTTACATTTCCTTTGTCCATCACAACCATGCTTGGTGACACATTGCCCTATGtttagctctaatatcatttgtaatagtccaaatcCACGGCTAGCGGTATTTTgacacaccacccagtgtctaTCTCTTATATCATTGATCtactatcagatattgtcagcTCTAGCCCGTTGCGTATCCTTGTCAAAATCCACCGCTATCAGATATGGTCagctttagcccattacgtattctCATCAGCCCATGaatttaaaacgtgtctatttgagagatgttttcacacggttacaaggaatgcttcgtccTCCTCTTCAACAAATATGTAATGTCACAATTGTgagtctcacgatttttaaaatgggttttgGAGGAAGAATTTTTCACATGcttatattatatgttttcaTTACATCAAGCTTAAAACGTgaaggttttttaaaatgtaaaggCTTTATGATCTAACCATGGGGAGACAACACATGATATTCAAATGAATGAGAACCACACATCGTACCTACCAGCGATTGTTCTCTCAGTATAAAGCCTGAAACAGAGCTCCCCTGTCTTTCTCGTACCTACTGTTGTCTTCTTCCTACTAACCTCTCTACCATGGCCTCCCCTCACGTCCTTCTCTTCCCTTTCTTCGCCCAAGGCCACATGATCCCCATGATAGACTTCGCCAAGCTTCTCGCTCAACGTGGAGTCACTGTCACCCTCGTCACCACCCCCCACAACGCAGCCCGCAACAGCCCCGTCGTTTCCCGCGCCATTACTTCCGGCTTGCCACTCCACATCGCCCAACTGCCATTCCCATGCAAGCAAGCCGGCCTCCCCGAAGGCTGCGAGAATCTAGACTTACTCCCTTCATTCGATTCCGCCTCCAAATTCATGAGAGCCACTTATCTCCTTTACGAGCCATCTCTCAAACTGTTCGAACAACTCACCCCACGTCCCTCCTGCATTATCTCCGACCTCTGCCTCCCTTGGACCTTGAAACTTGCTCAACACTTTCACGTCCCCAGGCTCGTTTTCTACAATTTGAGCAGCTTCTTTGTTCTGTGTTCCCAGACTTTGGCTGTCCAGAAATTCTATCTCCGCTCACTGCCTGATGACTGCCTTGTTACTGTACCTGACTTGCCTGGCTATGACTTTCAGTTTCGCAACTCTGTTCTGCCCAAGCACACCGATGAAGA is part of the Cucurbita pepo subsp. pepo cultivar mu-cu-16 chromosome LG03, ASM280686v2, whole genome shotgun sequence genome and encodes:
- the LOC111789763 gene encoding uncharacterized protein LOC111789763 isoform X2; its protein translation is MAKRRETSQRKKGKRQPPLIDNIPKYSQQRRSSPPKRRTDFSSLFCYSSSIAHRGTAAFPQFSLNHSDNTNEELSSSSLVKCSNSSGEDDELSQCSSPDDIQSVECRLSESSCKALSKRKCTSKISYPVRKKLPDSESNSLSETPENVQLWSTESFEERSSNTTAEFQDQSCDKGSSSNSSRIEDNDLHVDRGRGKRERKPKVPFDEETTISVKATRKFRRMRIMRYLGLAAPVGSPFSPIA
- the LOC111789763 gene encoding uncharacterized protein LOC111789763 isoform X1, translated to MAKRRETSQRKKGKRQPPLIDNIPKYSQQRRSSPPKRRTDFSSLFCYSSSIAHRGTAAFPQFSLNHSDNTNEELSSSSLVKCSNSSGEDDELSQCSSPDDIQSVECRLSESSCKALSKRKCTSKISYPVRKKLPDSESNSLSETPENVQLWSTESFEERSSNTTAEFQDQSCADKGSSSNSSRIEDNDLHVDRGRGKRERKPKVPFDEETTISVKATRKFRRMRIMRYLGLAAPVGSPFSPIA
- the LOC111789762 gene encoding UDP-glycosyltransferase 73C6-like — its product is MATPHFLLFPFMAQGHMIPMVDLAKLLAHRGAIVTIVVTPNNAARNHSVLSRAIDSGLQIRVVQLEFPWKEGGLPEGCDNVDLLPSLASMSTFFKAASLLYDPSEKLFLQLHPRPASIISDMNLPWTLQLAQKFHVPRLVFYSYSVYFLHCLQGLMTHRDPVEFHKSELPRATDADLAKFGVEMMLADAQSYGVIFNSFEEMEPKYVAKYRKARESPEKVWCVGPVSLCNDDKLDKAERGNKASIDQHQCIKWLDGQQPTSVVYVSLGSICNLVTAQLIELGLGLEASNKPFIWVIRKANLNEELLKWLEEYDLEGKTKGRSLVIRGWAPQVLILSHPSIGCFLTHCGWNSSTEGISAGLPMITWPLFADQVFNCKLIVEVLKVGVGMGVETVMHWGEEEEIGVVVKREKVREAIEMVFDGEDREEMRQRSKKLAVMAKRAVEEGGSSHRDIKLLIEDIVAHGGGHEI
- the LOC111791546 gene encoding UDP-glycosyltransferase 73C6-like, which encodes MATPHFLLFPFMAQGHMIPMVDLAKLLAHRGAIVTIVVTPNNAARNHSVLSRAIDSGLQIRVVQLEFPWKEGGLPEGCDNVDLLPSLTSMSTFFKAASLLYDPSEKLFLQLNPRPTSIISDSNLPWTIQLSQKFHVPRLVFYTLSAYFLLCLQCLMTDSALASSDSDSVIFSALPDPVQFRKSELPRTTDVGMAKFGVEMTLADAQSYGAVFNSFEEMEPKYIAEFRKTRESPEKVWCVGPVSLCNDDNLDKAERGNKASVDPHQCIKWLDGQQPTSVVYVSLGSICNLVTAQLIELGLGLEASNKPFIWVIRKANLTEELLKWLEEYDLEGKTKGRSLVIRGWAPQILILSHPSIGCFLTHCGWNSSTEGISAGVPMITWPLFVDQVFNYKLIVEVLKVGVGMGVETVMHLGEEEEMGVVVKREKVREAIEMVFDGEDREEMRQRSKKLAVMAKRAVEEGGSSHSDIKLLIQDIVAHGGGHHI